The Myxococcus fulvus genomic interval GGAATCGTGGCGCTCACCGATGCCGGGCGGCGCTTCGCAGATGTGCCGCACACGGGGTGAGCGGGTTCCGGAATCCTCCGCGCATGAGACCTTCTCTTTCCCTCCTGCTGTGGGTGGCCCTCGTCTCGTGGGGGCTGGTGGTTCCTGTCGCCCGAGCCCAACCGGTGCGAGAGACCCGGGCCCAGCGTCACGCCCGCGTCGATGCGCTCTTCGCGACCTGGCGCGGCAAGGCGTCGCCCGGCTGCGGCGTGGGCGTCTCGCGCGACGGCACGCGCGACTACATGAAGGGGCATGGCCTGGCGAACCTGGAGTTCGGCGTGCCGCTCACCCCGCGCTCCTCGTTCAACCTGGCGTCCATCACCAAGCAGTTCGTCGCGTTCTCCATCGGCCTGTTGGCGCAGGAGGGGAAGCTGTCGCTGGATGACGATGTGCGCAAGCACGTGCCGGAGCTGCCCGACCACGGCAAGCCCATCACCGTCGCGCACCTGATGCACCACATCAGCGGGCTGCGCGAACAGGGCCAGCTGCTCTCCCTGGCGGGATGGCGCTCCGAGGACCTGTACACCGAGGAGGATGTCCTCTGGGTCCAGTCGCGGCAGCGCGGGGTGAACTTCGCGGCGGGCGAGGAGGTCCTCTACGTCAATGCCGCGTACTCGCTGCTGGGCGTCATCGTGCGACGCGTGTCCGGCAAGTCGCTGCGGGCGTTCGCCGACGAGCGCATCTTCAAGCCGCTCGGCATGGCGGACACCTCCTTCCGCGACGACCAGGAGCCGCCCATTCCCCAGCGTGTGACGGGATACATGCCCCGCGCGGAAGGAGGATGGCGGTTGAGCGCGGCGGACCTCGGGTTCAAGGGCACGAGCGCCGTGTACTCGTCGGTGAATGACATGCTGACGTGGCAGCAGAACCTGCTCGATGGCCGCCTCGGTGGGACGGCCCTGAGGGACCTGCTCCAGACCTCGGGCCGATTGAACGACGGCAGGGAGACGGGCTACGGCGGTGGGCTGCGGCTGGGGACGTACCGGGGGCTGCGCACGGTGACCCATGACGGGTACATGGTGGGCTTCCGCACGGAGAGCATCCTCTTTCCCGCGCAGAAGCTGGCCATCACCGTGTTGTGCAACGACGGGAAGATCGACCCGACGGTGCTCGCGCGGAAGGTGGCCGAGGTGTACCTGGGCAACCTCCTGAAGGACACGACCCCGCCCGCCGTGGTGGTGCCCGAGGAGGAGCTGGCGGCGCTGGCCGGCAACTACTGGAGTCCCCAGACGGACGAGGTGGTGCGGCTGGAGGTGAAGGAGGGCGCGCTGCGCGAGGTGGGTTCCCCCTCGAAGTTGACTCCCATCGGTCAGGGGCAGTTCCTGCCGGCGGAGCCGACGCCGGGACTGTGGCGCTTCGATGCCTCGGCGGCGCCCGGCGCGCCCGCGTTGGGCATCCGGGACTTCTGGCCGACGACGCGAGAGTTCATCCGCGTGCGCGAGCCGATGCCCACGGCGGGCGAGCTGGAGGCCCTGGTCGGGAAGTACCGCAGCGACGAGGTGGACATGACGTACACGGTGCGACTCGTCGACGGGAAGCTGGCGCTGAGCTGGTTCCGTCGCGACGACCTCATGCTCGAGCCCGTGGGAGGCAATCGCTTCGTGAGTTCGTTCGGCGCGGTGTCCTTCACGAAGGGGGCGTCTGGCGGCGTCGATGGCATGTTGGTGAGCAGCCGGCGCCTGCGCCGCTTCCGCGCGGAGCGCGTGTCGCAGCCCGCTCCCGTGCCCTCCGTGAGCACCAGTACTCCCGGCCCGCGCTGACGCGCCGCGCGGGCATGTGTTTGATTGCATGGGAATCGTACAGCGCGCTGCTCGTTTCGCCGAAGAATGCACCGTCGGTGATGACCAGGATTCACCAGGGTTTCGTATCTCTCACGGCTATCTCAGCCGATGTTCCTTCCAGGAGAGAGAGAATGTTTGGAGCCGTGCGAATTTCCAAGCTCGTGACATCCCTTGCAGCCGCCATCGTCGCACTGGTCTCGGGCCCCGCTCTCGCAGGGATTGTCTTCTTCGACACGACGGCCGCCGACAGAAGCGCGGGGGGATATCCCATCACGAATCGTAACGACGTGGGCTGGGCCTACGCGAACCGCAGCGCCGAGCGGGTGTGTGCCAACTATGGCTATGCGCGAGGCATGTATACCGGAGAGCAGTCTGGTGAGCTGATGGGCATCCATTGCTTCACCTCCGACATGGTGACCTGGCAGGACCTCCCTGGCTCGGATGCGCGGGCGTGGGCCCTGTGGCAGGGCAGCTCCACCTCGCTCGATTCGCAGGCGGCGTACAACGCGGGCGCCATCGCCGACAGGGAGTGTGGCTCCGTCTACAACACGGGGTTCTTCACGGGCTTCCAGAACACGTCGGCGGACCTGATGGGCCTGGTCTGCGTCCCGAGCACCCACGTGGCGCCTCGCGGAGTCGATACCGATGACCCCCGGTTCCCGTTCCTCAGCGGCATGAACCCGCCGTTCACCTCGTGGTGGCACCTGCGTTCGTCCATCAACCGGGTCTGCCAGTACTTCGGCTACACCACGGGCACGATGAACCTCTACGCCAACACGGGGGTCCCGTTCGTGCTGAACCTCGGACTCCAGTGCATCTACTGAGTCGAGAGGACCTTCTCGCCTCGGATTGAAGTCGAGGAGGGGCCCGTGCGTGAGCTGGCCCCTCCCTCGCTTCGTCCCCGCTGGTGCTCGCGTACGCGGGCGGGGGCGAGGCTATGGGCGCGTGGGAGCCCAGATGGCGCTGTGGGGCTCCGGCGCGTCCGTGGAGACCTCCGCGGTGTAGAAGTAGGCGGCGACCGCGGCGCGACCTCGTCCCTCGGGACAGTCCAGTGGGGAGGGGTGGCCGTGCCAGTGGTCATCGCCGTGCGCCATCACCACCAGGCGGTCGAGCACCGGTGAGATGCGTGTCTCGCATCGCGTGAGGTCGGCGTTCCACAGCTCCAGGTCGCCGCCCCAGGCGGGCTGCCAGTCCGGGTTCAGGTAGTAGAGGACGGTGAGCCGACGGGTGAGGGCTCGGAAGCGGTCGCGGTTGAAGTCGGCGTGCAGCGCCAGGTGTCCTCCGCGCAGCGTGAGGTGCAGGCCGGCGCCCCGGAAGTGCGGATCCGGGATGAGCCCCTGCACGCCGGTGACGGTCTCCAGGAAGTCGATGAACGACATGCCGGAGAACTCCGAGAGCAGATGCCGGAGCGGGCCGGGGACGTCCTCGAACGCCTTGCGCTGGAGCTGTCCCAGGCGGGCCGCCTGCTCCACGTGGTCCCTGCGCTTCCACTGCGCGTCGTTCGCCCCCGGGAAGACCGAGGCCAACTCGGACGCCAGCCGCGTCCCGAGGAAGCCGTCGATGACGACGTGGGGATGGGGCTTGGCGACGCCGTAGCGGTCGCGATGGGCCAGCGCGACCGCCCGCAGCGCCGTGCGGTCGAGAAAGAAGCTTGGCCCCCTGAGCGGGCCTTCTTCGAGGGTTGCGACTGTCACCCGTCCTCCTCTGCCCGAGTATGTCGGGCACGGCGCATCCCTACATCGCCGCCTCGCGAAATCCCACGCCGGCGGCACGCTCCGTCCTTCAACGCCCGGCGGGTCGCCAGCGCCTGCCCGTGTGGTTCCCGATGCGGTCCGGGAGCGAATCCCTGGAAATATTGAACGCGTTCAATTATGAACCTGTTCAATATGTCCCTGCGGGAGCGAGCCAAGAGCGAGAAGTGGGAGCGCATCCGGGCGGCGGCGAAGCGGCTGTTCGCGGAGCGTGGCTATGAGGGGACGACCGTGCGCGCCATCGCCGAGGCGGCGGGCGTCGCGACGGGCACGGTGCTGGTGTACGGCGAGACGAAGGACGCGCTGCTGCACGAGCTGTGGCGCGCGGAGGCGATGCCGCTCGTGGAGCGTGCCGTGACGTCGCTGCCGGGTGAGGGGGCCTTCGTGGACCGGTGCATGCACCTGTTCTCACCGCTGCTGACTCACTACGCGTCGCAGCCGGAGCTGGCGAGGGTGGTGGTGAAGGAGCTGCCTTGGCTCACGGGCGCCGCCGAGGAACTGCATCGTCCGGCGCTGGCGAGGCTGGTGGGGTCGCTGGCGTCGGTCGTGTCGGACGCGAAGTCGCGAGGCGAGCTGCGGGCGGAGGTAGACGGCGAGCGGGCGGCGGAGCTGGTCTTCGGCGTCTATTACGCGGCGGTGATGCGGATGCTCGTGCCGATGGCGGGCTCCACGGTGGCCACGGCTCGAACACGTCTGCGGCGTGATTTGGAGATGCTGTTCGGGGGATTGGGTTCGAGGAGGTCATCGTGAAGGTCCTCGTGGTGGGTGGAGGCATCGGAGGGCTCGCGCTGGGGGCCGCGTTGGCGAGGCGGGGCGTGGTGGCGGAGCTCGTCGAACGGCGGCCCTCGTATGGAGACGAGGGCGCGGGCATCGTGCTCGGTCCGAATGTGATGGCCGTGATGAAGGGGCTCGCGCTGCATGAGGAAGTTCTCGCCGCCGGGCATCCGGTGGGGCTTGCGCGCATCACGGATGCTTCGGGGCGTGTGCTCCAACAGACGCCGTACTCGGTGCCGGGGTTATCGCTGCCTGCGACCACCCTTCATCGGAACAAGCTGCTCCAGGTCCTGCGCTCCGTATCGCCCGCGCCGCGCCTCGGCGTTGCGGTGGTGGGCTTGCGGAGTGGAGTGGATGGCGTGGACGTCGAGCTCTCCGATGGAACAGCGGGGCGCTACGACATCGTGGTCGGCGCCGATGGCATCCGTTCCATCGTGAGGGAGTATGTGTGCGGCGCCGAGGTGCACCCTCGCTACTCCGGCTACACGTGCTGGCGTGGTGTGGTGGAGGGACACTTCGAGGACGCGGTGGTGGAGATGTGGGGAGCGGGCAGGCGGGTGGGTATGGTGCCGTTGGGCGAGCGGAAGTCCTATGTCTTCCTCACGCTCAATACCCCGCGTCGCGCGCCGGCTCCGTGGAAGGACCTGTCCGGCCTCCAGGCGCTGTATGCAGGCTTCGCGGACCCGGCCCGCTCGGCGTTGGCGGCCTTCGGTGGGCTCGACGGGCTGCTTCACAACGACATCGAGGATTGCTCCGCGCCGCGGTGGTGGAAGCCTCGCGTCGTGTTGCTCGGTGACGCGGCCCATGCGGTGACGCCGAACCTGGGGCAGGGCGCGGGGCTGGCCATCGAGGATGCCGCGGCGCTTGCGCAACTCCTGGTGACGATGGGGCCCACTGACGAGGCGCTGGCCCGGTATGAGCAGCTCCGTCGTCCGCGTGCGGAGCGGATTCGCGACCGCTCGTGGATGATTGGCCGGGTTGCGCAATGGGAGAACGGCCTTGCGCGGAGTGTGCGCGACACGCTGATGCGGTGGACGCCGGAGGCGGTGGCCCGCTCGGAGCGCGAGAAGGTCGTTCGCGATATGCCCGGTGTCCCCGTAGGGTGAGGTGGCCGCTTGAATGCTTGCTGCCAGCGAAGGTGGCTGGAAGAGACGGTGCTGTATGAAGCGGTGAGGGGCATCTCGCTACGTTGCTGGAGAAAGCGAGGTGGGACGTGGCCTGCCCCGGTACGTGGAGCGGGACTTCACAAGATACCTCTTGGAGCGCGTACTGGAGAAAAGAGGAGCCTTGCCCGCACCAGGGCCAATGTCCTCCCGTGAGCTTACGAAGGGGTGTGTTAGGAAGCTCTAGATGAGTGAGAGCGCCAACACTGCAGGTGGCCGTGCTACCGAGACGGGAATGGCCTTCCAGGCCGCCGTTGCAACTTGGTTCGCCGTCCAGATGCTCGCCGACGTGCCCGTCGGTTCTACCTTCGGTCTGCCGGCGGATCTGAAGATCTCCGGACTTCAATGTGAGACTGGGGACGCAATCGACGACATCGTCGTTCGGCTCGATGGCGGCGGGGCTATCTACGTGCAGTGCAAGACACGGCCAGCCCTAACAGCTGGTTCGGATACCCTGCTGGCGAAGGGGCTCGCCCAGGTTGTTGAGCTGTACGCGCGCCAGAAGCGGAGTTCGTCGCCTGCGGGCCACGTTCGGGCGTTGCTCGCGATCGCCGAAGACGCGCCGCGAACGCTCGAGACGCTTAATTCGGCTTGCCGTCTGTTCGACCATGGTGGCGTCTGGGACGAAGTGAATGCGCGAGCGACTGCCGAAGTGCGCAGTGCCCTGCGGGTGTTCGAAGCTCATGTCCGCTCCGCTTGGTCCACTGATCTGAACGCGCCGCTTGATGTAGGCGACCTCGTCGAACTCGCGCGGTTGTTCCAGATCCGACGATTTCCCGAGGACGCAACGAGCGAGGCATGGCGTGCCACCGCACACCTCCTTGGCCGGGGCCTCTATGGCTCCGCGGGCGCCGGAGAAGGGCCGATGGCGACTCTCCTTGGGCTCTGCCGCCGTTTCATTCGCACCGGCGCGCCCGTCGACCGCGCGGGCGCGATGCGGGGGCTACGCTCTGCGGGGCACGTCGATGTCTCCTCGCCTGGTTTCGACAAAGACATCGAGGCGATCCTCACCTATTCCCACAAGGAGCGAGAGCGCCTGCGCAAGCACATGAGCTTGCCGATCGATAACGGCATCCCTGTCCCACGAGACTGTCTCACTCCGCTCCGCGTGGCCGCTGAGAGCGGAAGCCTGCTTGTCACTGGCGAACCGGGTGCCGGCAAGACGGGTGTTCTGCTTCAGCTTGCGGACCAAATGGGAGAAGCGCCGGGACCGGCCCTCTTCCTGTCCGTTGAGCGATTCTCGGGCTTCCGCAAGCGGAGCGACATCCGCGAAGAACTCGGACTGGACCATGATCCGATCGAGGTTCTGAGAGCTTGGCCTGGCGCTAGTCCTGGTCTGCTGATCGTGGATGCCCTCGACGCCTCTCGGGGCGGTCCATCCGAGGCGGTCATCGCGTCGTTCATCGAAGATGCCGTTCGCGCCTTGGGCGCACGCTGGTCGATCGTCGCATCCATCCGAAGCTTTGACCTTCGCAACGGCCGTCGCTTCCGCGAAATCATGCCTGGCGAGACTCCCAACCCGGATTTTGCCGAACAGGATCTCCGAGGCGTGCGGCACTTCCACGTGCCGCGGCTCTCCGGTGGAGAGGTAGCGGCCGTGGCTGTGGCGGCGCCAAGGCTCCGCGAATTGGTAGCGTCGGCGCCGGACAAATTTAAAGACTTGCTCCGCAATATCTTCAATCTCTCTCTTGCTGCCGAGTTGTTAAGTGCCGGCGAGGACCCCCAGTCTATCCGCGCCGTGGCGACCCAATCGGAGCTCATCCGCCGGTATGAGGACATCCGGCTCCCGAGCCAGCGCCTACGCCTCGCTGTGAAGGCAGCAGTGGATGTCATGGTCCGCCGCCGACAGCTCACGGTCCGTGCGACAGACATTGAGAACGAGGCGGTGGAGGAGGTGCGCCAATCCGGAGTGCTGAATCCGGCCGGTGACAGCGTGGCCTTCGCTCACCATGTGCTCTTCGACCACATCGCTGCCCGCTTCTATCTTTCGTGGGACGATCCCGATGCCCTACGCGTGCAAATCACCCAAGACCCGACGATCGGCCTCATGCTCGGGCCCGCCCTGCGGTTTGCGCTAGAGGAAATGTGGCAGGCGGACCAAGACGGACGGCCTACTACTTGGCGGTTCCTCGTAGATGTCGCAGGGGTCGCCGACCCCGATCCAGTGATGCTGAGCATTGCCCTGAGGACCGTTGCGGAGCGCGTCGATGTGCCATCAGACGCCAATGCCCTTTGCGCCCTCATTGAGTCCGGGAATGCTTCGGAAGCAGTTGGCCGACTCGTGGGCCAACTGGCGCGATTTGTTGGAATGGCGGCTGCCGAGGGTGGCGGCCTTCCAGCATCGGCTGCCAAGGCTTGGTCCCACGTCGCATCCATTGCTGCGGCGACAGAGGTCGAACGGGTCGTGGATGCGGCCCGGGTGCTGCTACTGACGCTCGCGGAGCGGGCTGACCTCACGGATCCAAGCGTCTTGAGCGTATTCGGTGGCGCTGCGCGCACTCTTTTGGACACAGCTTGGTCGCTTTCCCCGGAGCACCAGGCTCTGACCACGGCCGGCATCCGCTTCGTGGCAAAATCCTACGGAACCGATCCCGACGCTTCTCGCACACTCCTGAGCCGCATTCTGGACGACCGCTTCGAAGAGCACGCGCCGCAGGAGGCACCGTGGCTCGCCGAAGGTGTCACATCGATTATCCCGCACGACCCGATTTTTGTCGCTCGGATCTACACGACACTATTCGGGCGAGAGGTGACAGACGACGCAAAGACATGGCTCGGCGGGACTCCGAGCCGGATCCTTGCGATGACGTCCACCCGCCGGCAGGACTACGAGCATGCTCGATGGCGATTGAACAAGGCACTCGGTTCCTTTCTAGAAGCGTCTCC includes:
- a CDS encoding TetR/AcrR family transcriptional regulator translates to MNLFNMSLRERAKSEKWERIRAAAKRLFAERGYEGTTVRAIAEAAGVATGTVLVYGETKDALLHELWRAEAMPLVERAVTSLPGEGAFVDRCMHLFSPLLTHYASQPELARVVVKELPWLTGAAEELHRPALARLVGSLASVVSDAKSRGELRAEVDGERAAELVFGVYYAAVMRMLVPMAGSTVATARTRLRRDLEMLFGGLGSRRSS
- a CDS encoding 2OG-Fe(II) oxygenase; translation: MTVATLEEGPLRGPSFFLDRTALRAVALAHRDRYGVAKPHPHVVIDGFLGTRLASELASVFPGANDAQWKRRDHVEQAARLGQLQRKAFEDVPGPLRHLLSEFSGMSFIDFLETVTGVQGLIPDPHFRGAGLHLTLRGGHLALHADFNRDRFRALTRRLTVLYYLNPDWQPAWGGDLELWNADLTRCETRISPVLDRLVVMAHGDDHWHGHPSPLDCPEGRGRAAVAAYFYTAEVSTDAPEPHSAIWAPTRP
- a CDS encoding serine hydrolase domain-containing protein, translating into MRPSLSLLLWVALVSWGLVVPVARAQPVRETRAQRHARVDALFATWRGKASPGCGVGVSRDGTRDYMKGHGLANLEFGVPLTPRSSFNLASITKQFVAFSIGLLAQEGKLSLDDDVRKHVPELPDHGKPITVAHLMHHISGLREQGQLLSLAGWRSEDLYTEEDVLWVQSRQRGVNFAAGEEVLYVNAAYSLLGVIVRRVSGKSLRAFADERIFKPLGMADTSFRDDQEPPIPQRVTGYMPRAEGGWRLSAADLGFKGTSAVYSSVNDMLTWQQNLLDGRLGGTALRDLLQTSGRLNDGRETGYGGGLRLGTYRGLRTVTHDGYMVGFRTESILFPAQKLAITVLCNDGKIDPTVLARKVAEVYLGNLLKDTTPPAVVVPEEELAALAGNYWSPQTDEVVRLEVKEGALREVGSPSKLTPIGQGQFLPAEPTPGLWRFDASAAPGAPALGIRDFWPTTREFIRVREPMPTAGELEALVGKYRSDEVDMTYTVRLVDGKLALSWFRRDDLMLEPVGGNRFVSSFGAVSFTKGASGGVDGMLVSSRRLRRFRAERVSQPAPVPSVSTSTPGPR
- a CDS encoding FAD-dependent monooxygenase, yielding MKVLVVGGGIGGLALGAALARRGVVAELVERRPSYGDEGAGIVLGPNVMAVMKGLALHEEVLAAGHPVGLARITDASGRVLQQTPYSVPGLSLPATTLHRNKLLQVLRSVSPAPRLGVAVVGLRSGVDGVDVELSDGTAGRYDIVVGADGIRSIVREYVCGAEVHPRYSGYTCWRGVVEGHFEDAVVEMWGAGRRVGMVPLGERKSYVFLTLNTPRRAPAPWKDLSGLQALYAGFADPARSALAAFGGLDGLLHNDIEDCSAPRWWKPRVVLLGDAAHAVTPNLGQGAGLAIEDAAALAQLLVTMGPTDEALARYEQLRRPRAERIRDRSWMIGRVAQWENGLARSVRDTLMRWTPEAVARSEREKVVRDMPGVPVG